A genomic segment from Panthera tigris isolate Pti1 chromosome A1, P.tigris_Pti1_mat1.1, whole genome shotgun sequence encodes:
- the LOC102954555 gene encoding putative olfactory receptor 2W6: MERNNESSGNFILLGFSDQPKLGMVLFFTNMVFYFLAIVGNSSIIFLSLVDPRLHTTMYFFLCNLSLLDLCYTSSSIPQMLVNLWGPQKTITYVGCVIQLFAFLSVGGIECILLSVMAYDCFVAVCKPLHYMTIMHPQLCLRLAACAWLTGIANSILMSPLTVSLEWCGHHHINHFVCEMPAIIRISCMDTRHVEGLAFFLAIPIVLVPLTMILVSYGYIVATVLRIQSAAGKCKAFNTCSSHMIVVSLFYSTIIYMYMQPGNVASQDQGKFLTLFYCLVTPTLNPFIYTLRNKDVKGAMWKVLGKDHSLSDARGH; encoded by the coding sequence atggaaagaaataatgagaGCTCTGGAAACTTCATTCTGCTTGGGTTCTCTGACCAGCCAAAGCTGGGGATGGTCTTGTTTTTCACTAACATGGTGTTTTACTTTCTGGCTATCGTGGGCAACTCGTCCATCATCTTCCTGTCCCTGGTGGACCCTCGACTGCACACAACTATGTACTTCTTCCTCTGCAAcctgtccctcctggatctcTGTTACACCTCTAGCAGCATTCCTCAGATGCTGGTCAACCTCTGGGGCCCACAAAAGACCATCACTTATGTTGGTTGTGTCATACAACTCTTTGCATTCCTGTCTGTGGGTGGCATTGAATGCATTCTTCTTTCTGTCATGGCCTATGACTGCTTTGTGGCTGTTTGCAAGCCTCTTCACTACATGACCATCATGCACCCACAGCTGTGCCTGCGACTGGCAGCCTGTGCCTGGCTCACTGGTATTGCCAATTCCATCCTCATGTCCCCACTGACAgtgtccctggagtggtgtggtcACCATCACATCAACCACTTTGTGTGTGAGATGCCAGCCATCATCCGCATTTCCTGCATGGACACTAGGCATGTTGAAGGCCTGGCTTTCTTCTTGGCCATCCCCATTGTCTTGGTACCCCTCACCATGATACTGGTTTCCTATGGCTATATTGTAGCCACGGTTCTGCGGATCCAGTCTGCAGCTGGGAAGTGCAAGGCCTTCAACACCTGCTCTTCCCACATGATCGTAGTGTCTCTCTTCTACAGCACTATAATCTACATGTACATGCAGCCTGGGAATGTGGCAAGCCAGGACCAGGGCAAGTTCCTAACCCTCTTCTACTGTCTAGTGACCCCCACTCTGAATCCTTTCATCTACACACTGAGAAACAAAGATGTGAAGGGAGCCATGTGGAAGGTTCTTGGGAAAGACCACAGCCTGTCGGATGCAAGAGGGCACTGA